In a single window of the Actinomycetota bacterium genome:
- a CDS encoding NAD-glutamate dehydrogenase, which produces MEPTGEAAVMLELLAKLARAARPGEEGELLASFLVAYFAEVPADDLLVRTPQDLLGAALAHWDLGRRRAPGAVAVRIVSPGEHGEGWRSPHSVLLIVCDDAPFLVDTARLALERNELEVHLLVHPMLRVKRDGDEYVGVVPRGGVLEAWTQVEIDLRTPQQAAALEAEVRAALEDVQLAVHDFEPMRQRALELAHGLDAPPAGVPGHITEAVASLLTWLVRKHFVFLGAATYDYTPAGGLAVVDGSRLGLLRRPGEPGPMSAPTERLLAISRSDRASSVHRDARLTCIELRHFDADGHVTGLDWFVGMFSAAAYRASALSVPVVRERAEAVLTRSGFKPDTHTGRAMRHVLESLPRDALFELSRIDLSALVDQIVALQDRPLVRVIPVPEPVGPWLTALVYLPRARFGPHVPETVTAEIAEAYGATRATSTSTVGGSTLARIDVMLRRGEGVPDPDLDELCGRIDALTEPWDEMMRDALVARLGDVSARGLSDELAACVPDAFRAEIDAVTAVDDLLMARELALDPETLATRLVPSPSGTTDEWRFRIYRDGTPTTLSATLPLLEHLGLHVVDERPYELDLPADTVWMYDVGVRLPAGVELTEQSSAELQATFKALDRNEVESDSFNRLVLTAGLSGRQVAVLRAYAKYLRQIGLAFTEPTIAAALVAHPRVARGLVALFEARFALQPSGGDRDASVGAARAELVAALDDVPSLDDDRVGRVLMAVIDATTRTNAFQKAADGAGHRPVLAFKLDPREVPDLPLPRPRYEIWVASPRVEGVHLRGGPVARGGLRWSDRRDDFRTEVLGLMKAQMVKNAVIVPVGAKGGFVVKQPPADPAARRAEVATCYRMFVEGLLDVTDNLVAGAVVAPPDTVRYDGDDPYLVVAADKGTATFSDLANSIAIERGFWLGDAFASGGSVGYDHKEMGITARGAWESVRRHARYLGKDADRDPLTVAGIGDMSGDVFGNGMLCSDKLLLVAAFDHRHVFLDPSPDPAASFAERRRLFALAGSSWADYDPTLISTGGGVHPRTAKSIPVSAEARSRLGIEAEQLTPNELISAILRAPVDLLWNGGIGTYVKAAAERHADAGDRSNDAVRVDAEELRCKMVGEGGNLGFTQRGRIAYALAGGAINTDAIDNSAGVDCSDHEVNIKILLDSAVGSGAVGSDERNTLLASMTDEVAELVLANNKAQTLALQIARRQSGAMAHVHARYLNLLEAEGWVDRALEALPTDKVMAERQAAGIGLTTPEFAVLLAHTKIANVVEVLQSDLVDDPYLVRTLAEYFPTPMRDRFAGLLGSHPLRREIVAMKVVNELVNMAGTSFDHRLTEDTGAGVADICRAWIAARDLIGARQIWAEIDALTALDDVTPVKLDVQLELFLECRRMVERTTVWLLRRRRPPLDIAAVVAELAPGLREVEVTLQNALRGPLADAAHSLEASRLVAGVPESLAQRSSVWGLAHTGLDIVEVAAEAGHPASEVAAVYWQLFGELGITWLWEGIGALPRLDRWQTQARAALRDDLLSAHADLTLDVIAAGSVEHWLAVHARSVSRARSIGAELVRSGRADLTTLSVGLRQLRNLVLTSRRTPDAAPSG; this is translated from the coding sequence ATGGAGCCGACCGGCGAAGCCGCCGTCATGTTGGAGCTGCTCGCGAAGCTGGCACGCGCAGCCCGTCCCGGCGAGGAGGGCGAGCTGCTCGCCTCGTTCCTCGTCGCCTACTTCGCCGAGGTGCCAGCGGACGACCTGCTGGTGCGCACACCGCAAGACCTGCTCGGCGCCGCGCTCGCCCACTGGGACCTCGGGCGTCGCCGTGCTCCGGGTGCAGTCGCCGTGCGCATCGTGTCCCCCGGCGAGCACGGTGAGGGGTGGCGCTCGCCCCACTCGGTGCTGTTGATCGTCTGTGACGACGCACCCTTCCTCGTAGACACCGCACGGCTCGCGCTGGAGCGCAACGAACTAGAGGTGCACCTGCTCGTGCACCCGATGCTGCGCGTCAAGCGCGACGGCGACGAGTACGTCGGCGTGGTGCCGCGCGGAGGTGTGCTGGAAGCCTGGACCCAGGTCGAGATCGACCTGCGCACGCCGCAGCAGGCGGCCGCGTTGGAGGCCGAGGTGCGCGCCGCGCTGGAGGACGTGCAGCTTGCCGTGCACGACTTCGAGCCGATGCGCCAGCGCGCGTTGGAGCTCGCCCACGGGCTCGACGCTCCCCCCGCCGGCGTGCCCGGCCACATCACCGAAGCGGTGGCGAGCCTGCTGACGTGGCTGGTGCGCAAGCACTTCGTGTTCCTCGGGGCGGCCACCTACGACTACACCCCGGCCGGCGGGCTGGCCGTGGTCGACGGCAGCCGACTCGGTCTGCTGCGCCGCCCCGGCGAGCCGGGCCCGATGTCCGCGCCGACCGAGCGGCTGCTCGCCATCTCCCGCAGCGACCGCGCGTCGAGCGTGCACCGCGACGCCAGGTTGACCTGCATCGAGCTGCGTCACTTCGACGCCGACGGCCACGTCACCGGGCTCGACTGGTTCGTCGGGATGTTCTCGGCCGCCGCCTACCGGGCGAGCGCGCTGTCGGTGCCAGTCGTGCGTGAGCGCGCCGAAGCGGTGCTCACCCGCTCGGGGTTCAAGCCCGACACCCACACCGGGCGGGCGATGCGCCACGTCCTCGAATCGCTGCCCCGCGACGCGCTGTTCGAGCTGAGCCGCATCGATCTCTCCGCGTTGGTCGACCAGATCGTCGCGCTGCAGGACCGCCCGCTGGTGCGGGTGATCCCGGTGCCCGAGCCGGTCGGGCCCTGGCTGACGGCGCTGGTCTACCTGCCCCGCGCCCGGTTCGGCCCGCACGTGCCCGAGACGGTGACGGCGGAGATCGCCGAGGCCTACGGCGCCACGCGCGCGACGTCGACCAGCACGGTGGGGGGCAGCACGCTCGCGCGCATCGACGTGATGCTGCGCCGCGGCGAGGGCGTGCCCGATCCCGACCTCGACGAGCTGTGCGGACGCATCGACGCGCTCACCGAGCCGTGGGACGAGATGATGCGTGACGCGCTCGTCGCGCGACTCGGCGATGTGAGCGCGCGTGGGCTCTCCGACGAGCTCGCTGCCTGCGTGCCGGACGCGTTCAGGGCCGAGATCGACGCGGTGACCGCGGTGGACGACCTGCTGATGGCGCGTGAGCTGGCGCTCGACCCCGAGACACTGGCGACGAGGCTCGTGCCGTCGCCGAGCGGGACGACCGACGAGTGGCGGTTCCGGATCTACCGCGACGGCACGCCGACCACGCTCAGCGCCACGTTGCCGCTGCTCGAACACCTCGGCCTGCACGTGGTCGACGAGCGCCCGTACGAGCTGGATCTGCCCGCCGACACGGTGTGGATGTACGACGTCGGGGTGCGCCTGCCGGCGGGCGTGGAGCTGACCGAGCAGAGCTCGGCCGAGCTGCAGGCGACGTTCAAGGCGCTCGACCGCAACGAGGTCGAGAGCGACAGCTTCAACCGGTTGGTGCTGACCGCGGGGCTCAGCGGGCGCCAGGTGGCGGTGCTGCGCGCCTACGCGAAGTACCTGCGCCAGATCGGCCTCGCGTTCACCGAGCCGACGATCGCCGCCGCGCTGGTCGCCCACCCGCGCGTGGCCAGGGGTCTGGTGGCGCTGTTCGAGGCGAGGTTCGCGCTCCAACCCTCCGGCGGAGACCGAGACGCGAGCGTCGGAGCGGCCCGCGCCGAGCTCGTCGCCGCGCTCGACGACGTGCCGAGCCTCGACGACGATCGCGTCGGGCGGGTGCTGATGGCGGTGATCGACGCCACCACGCGGACCAATGCGTTCCAGAAGGCCGCCGACGGCGCCGGGCACCGCCCGGTGCTCGCGTTCAAGCTCGACCCGCGCGAAGTCCCCGACCTGCCGCTGCCGCGCCCCCGCTACGAGATCTGGGTCGCGTCGCCGCGCGTCGAGGGCGTCCACCTGCGTGGCGGGCCCGTCGCCCGAGGCGGCCTGCGCTGGAGCGACCGTCGTGACGACTTCCGCACCGAAGTGCTCGGCCTGATGAAGGCCCAGATGGTGAAGAACGCGGTCATCGTGCCCGTCGGCGCGAAGGGTGGGTTCGTCGTCAAGCAGCCCCCCGCCGACCCCGCGGCACGCCGCGCAGAGGTCGCGACCTGCTACCGGATGTTCGTGGAAGGCCTGCTCGACGTCACCGACAACCTCGTCGCCGGCGCCGTCGTGGCCCCTCCTGACACCGTTCGCTACGACGGCGACGACCCGTATCTGGTGGTCGCCGCCGACAAGGGCACGGCGACGTTCAGCGACCTCGCCAACTCGATCGCGATCGAGCGCGGGTTCTGGCTCGGCGACGCGTTCGCCTCCGGCGGCAGCGTCGGCTACGACCACAAGGAGATGGGCATCACCGCCCGCGGTGCGTGGGAGAGCGTGCGTCGCCACGCGCGCTACCTCGGCAAGGACGCCGACCGCGACCCGCTGACCGTGGCCGGCATCGGCGACATGTCGGGAGACGTGTTCGGCAACGGGATGCTGTGCTCGGACAAGCTCTTGCTCGTCGCCGCCTTCGACCACCGTCACGTGTTCTTGGATCCTTCCCCTGATCCGGCGGCGTCTTTCGCCGAGCGCCGGCGGCTGTTCGCCCTGGCCGGGAGCAGTTGGGCCGACTACGACCCGACGCTCATCTCGACCGGAGGTGGAGTGCATCCACGGACGGCGAAGTCGATCCCGGTCTCGGCCGAGGCCCGGTCGCGCCTCGGCATCGAGGCCGAGCAGCTGACCCCGAACGAGCTGATCTCCGCCATCTTGCGAGCGCCGGTCGACCTGCTGTGGAACGGGGGGATCGGCACCTACGTGAAGGCGGCCGCCGAGCGCCACGCCGACGCCGGCGACCGCAGCAACGACGCGGTGCGGGTCGACGCCGAGGAGCTGCGCTGCAAGATGGTCGGCGAGGGCGGCAACCTCGGCTTCACCCAGCGCGGCCGCATCGCGTACGCCCTGGCCGGCGGGGCGATCAACACCGACGCCATCGACAACTCGGCCGGTGTGGACTGCAGCGACCACGAGGTGAACATCAAGATCCTGCTCGACAGCGCGGTTGGTTCCGGTGCCGTCGGCAGCGACGAGCGCAACACCCTGCTCGCCTCGATGACCGACGAGGTGGCCGAACTGGTGCTCGCCAACAACAAGGCGCAGACCCTGGCGCTGCAGATCGCCAGGCGCCAGTCGGGCGCGATGGCCCACGTGCACGCCCGGTATCTGAACCTGCTCGAGGCCGAGGGCTGGGTCGACCGCGCCCTCGAGGCCCTGCCCACCGACAAGGTGATGGCCGAGCGCCAGGCAGCAGGGATCGGCCTGACCACGCCGGAGTTCGCGGTGCTGCTCGCGCATACGAAGATCGCGAACGTCGTCGAGGTGCTCCAGAGCGACCTCGTCGACGACCCATACCTGGTGCGCACGCTCGCCGAGTACTTCCCGACGCCGATGCGCGACCGCTTCGCCGGGCTGCTCGGCTCCCACCCGCTGCGCCGCGAGATCGTCGCCATGAAGGTCGTCAACGAGCTGGTCAACATGGCCGGCACCTCGTTCGACCATCGACTGACCGAAGACACCGGCGCCGGCGTCGCCGACATCTGCCGGGCCTGGATCGCGGCACGCGACTTGATCGGCGCTCGGCAGATCTGGGCCGAGATCGACGCCCTCACCGCGCTCGACGACGTGACCCCGGTGAAGCTCGACGTGCAGCTCGAGCTGTTCCTCGAGTGCCGCCGGATGGTCGAGCGCACGACGGTGTGGCTGCTGCGCAGGCGGCGCCCGCCGCTCGACATCGCCGCCGTCGTCGCCGAGCTCGCGCCGGGGCTGCGCGAGGTGGAGGTGACGCTGCAGAACGCGCTGCGTGGGCCGCTCGCCGACGCAGCGCACTCGCTCGAGGCGTCGCGCCTCGTGGCCGGGGTTCCCGAGTCGCTCGCGCAGCGGTCGTCGGTGTGGGGGCTCGCGCACACCGGCCTCGACATCGTCGAGGTGGCGGCCGAGGCCGGCCATCCGGCGAGCGAGGTGGCCGCGGTCTACTGGCAGCTCTTCGGCGAGCTCGGCATCACCTGGTTGTGGGAAGGCATCGGCGCGCTGCCGCGCCTCGATCGTTGGCAGACCCAGGCTCGCGCCGCCCTGCGCGACGACTTGTTGTCCGCGCACGCCGACCTGACCCTCGACGTCATCGCCGCCGGTTCGGTCGAGCACTGGCTCGCGGTGCACGCGCGCAGCGTCAGCCGGGCCCGCTCGATCGGGGCCGAGCTGGTGCGCTCGGGGCGGGCCGACCTGACGACGCTCTCGGTCGGGTTGCGTCAGCTGCGCAACCTGGTGCTCACCTCTCGGCGCACCCCCGACGCGGCCCCGAGCGGCTGA
- a CDS encoding crotonase/enoyl-CoA hydratase family protein, with protein MPATDKTEKVRVERDGPVLVVTICRPEVRNAIDGDTATALADAFRELDADEELSVGVLTGDGGTFCAGADLGAIASGRGNRIEADVSRDGPLGPTRLLLSKPVIAAVEGYAVAGGLELALWCDMRVAATDAVFGVYCRRWGVPLVDGGTIRLPRLIGHSHAMDLILTGRGVSGDEARAMGLANRIVAPGHALAAAMELARQLAALPQLCMRSDRASAYEQWGMALPAALERETELGLQVVRSGETIAGAQRFAKGAGRHGAPEAGR; from the coding sequence ATGCCCGCGACGGACAAGACGGAGAAGGTGCGCGTCGAGCGTGACGGCCCCGTGCTCGTCGTCACCATCTGCCGGCCGGAAGTGCGCAACGCGATCGACGGCGATACCGCCACCGCGCTCGCGGACGCGTTCCGTGAGCTCGATGCCGACGAAGAGCTGTCCGTCGGCGTGCTCACCGGCGACGGCGGCACGTTCTGCGCCGGGGCCGACCTCGGCGCGATCGCCAGCGGGCGGGGCAATCGGATCGAGGCAGACGTCAGCCGCGACGGGCCGCTCGGGCCGACCCGGCTGCTCTTGTCGAAACCGGTGATCGCCGCGGTCGAGGGCTACGCCGTGGCCGGCGGCTTGGAACTGGCGCTGTGGTGCGACATGCGGGTAGCCGCGACCGACGCGGTGTTCGGCGTCTACTGCCGGCGTTGGGGAGTGCCCTTGGTCGACGGCGGCACCATCCGTCTGCCGCGCCTGATCGGCCACAGCCATGCCATGGACCTGATCCTCACCGGGCGCGGCGTCTCCGGCGACGAGGCGCGAGCGATGGGTCTCGCGAACCGCATCGTCGCCCCCGGCCACGCGCTGGCGGCGGCGATGGAGCTCGCCCGGCAGCTCGCCGCGCTCCCCCAGCTGTGCATGCGCAGCGATCGCGCCAGCGCGTACGAGCAATGGGGCATGGCGCTGCCCGCCGCCCTCGAGAGGGAGACCGAGCTCGGCCTCCAGGTGGTGCGTAGCGGCGAGACGATCGCCGGGGCACAGCGCTTCGCAAAGGGTGCCGGCCGCCACGGTGCCCCGGAAGCCGGCCGATGA